One genomic region from Cryptococcus gattii WM276 chromosome C, complete sequence encodes:
- a CDS encoding tRNAHis guanylyltransferase, putative (Similar to TIGR gene model, INSD accession AAW42632.1), whose product MAKSRFEYVKKFELPDPLMPNTYIIVRIDGKGFHKFSDVHSFDKPNDVRALDLMDTAAKTVLNEYKDVVMAFGESDEYSFLLRRTTTLYNRRRSKINSSIVSLFTSAYVFHWARFFPNTPLLYPPSFDGRVILYPNIGEVRDYFSWRQADTHINNLYNTTFWALVHGGLTTAEANKTLQGTNSKDKNEILFTKFGINYNTLPEMFRKGSVCVRSLSVEEPQKSFPEQQAAHGIMTLSIGPSTSGNSNTILSRKEKVYQGTEGSPMVLHVDIIKDLFWSERPWLLS is encoded by the exons ATGGCAAAATCACGTTTCGAATACGTCAAGAAGTTCGAGCTTCCGGATCCGCTTATGCCAAACACATATATCATCGTTCGAATTGATGGTAAAGGTTTCCATAA GTTTTCTGATGTGCACTCCTTCGATAAACCAAATGACGTCCGAGCTCTAGATCTTATGGATACGGCGGCAAAAACTGTGCTGAATGAGTATAAGGATGTTGTTATGGCTTTCGGAGAGAGCGATGAATATAG CTTCTTATTACGAAGGACTACAACCCTCTATAACCGGCGCCGCAG CAAAATAAACTCATCAATAGTGTCTCTGTTCACGTCTGCCTATGTCTTTCATTGGGCTCGTTTTTTTCCAAACACTCCTTTACTTTATCCACCAAGTTTTGATGGACGAGTCATATTATACCCCAATATAGGAGAAGTGCGAGACTATTTCAGTTGGCGTCAAGCAGACA CACACATAAATAACCTATATAACACAACTTTTTGGGCTTTGGTTCATGGCGGTTTGACAACAGCAGAGGCAAATAAAACTCTACAG GGAACTAATTCAAAGGACAAAAATGAGATCCTGTTTACTAAGTTTGGCATTAACTACAACACATTACCAGAGATGTTCAGAAAGGGGAGTGTATGTGTCAGGAGTTTGTCTGTTGAAGAGCCTCAAAAGTCGTTCCCAGAACAGCAAGCAGCACATGGAATTATGACCTTGAGTATTGGACCCTCAACATCAGGGAACAGTAATACAATACTAtcaaggaaggaaaaagtgTATCAAGGGACTGAAGGCAGCCCCATGGTTCTACATGTGGACATCATCAAGGACTTGTTCTGGAGTGAGAGGCCTTGGTTATTATCATAG
- a CDS encoding uncharacterized protein (Similar to SGTC gene model, INSD accession EAL21867.1) codes for MSSTLFKSSSSVLPTTIVIRIRTKTSRASAPSLWLSRTHLKSQPVVPPPIPPTYPMRVILSDGSSFTAYTTAPTPSTKKLTRDVNNNPLWSPASEKKGLGEGEEGRVTRFRKRFEGLGGDIIGGIGVEGDTKGDAFALEDLDWMSEGAQEEKISDRQRNPVKSKGKGKKK; via the coding sequence ATGTCTTCTACACTCTTTAAGTCCTCATCATCTGTCCTGCCTACTACCATCGTCATTCGAATCCGCACGAAGACTAGCCGAGCCTCCGCCCCCTCTCTTTGGCTCTCGCGCACGCATCTCAAATCACAGCCTGTCGTTCCACCACCGATCCCACCCACCTATCCCATGCGAGTGATTCTCTCTGACGGGTCGTCTTTCACTGCGTACACCACTGCACCAACTCCCTCCACAAAGAAACTCACACGAGACGTGAACAATAACCCTCTTTGGTCACCAGCCAGCGAAAAGAAGGGTTTGGGcgaaggcgaagaaggcAGAGTGACTCGATTTAGAAAAAGGTTTGAGGGCCTTGGCGGAGATATTATTGGAGGGATTGGAGTTGAGGGGGATACCAAGGGAGACGCTTTTGCGCTGGAAGATCTGGATTGGATGAGCGAGGGTGCTCAGGAGGAGAAAATCTCAGACAGACAGAGAAACCCAGTCAAGTCTaaagggaagggaaagaagaaatga